The Desulfobotulus mexicanus DNA segment GCAGCGACGGCTTCATCCGTGGTTTGACCGACGGTTAAAAGCTCGACATCTTCTTTACCATCTAGCTTCGTTGGAACTAATTTGCTTTTTTCAGAGAGTTCCACATAAATTTCCGGCAGCCCAAGTTTTTGGCTTAGGCGATAGATTGTGCTGCAAAAATTGGCAATATAGAAACTGTAGGTCAACTGGGGATTAACATCTCGTATTACTGCGTCTAGCTGCCATCTAGCTGACGATAACTCTCTCTCAATATCTTCGAAGGCTTCTTGATTCACTAGCGGAATTCCATCCTCGGGATTGCCGGTAAAGAAAACCTTATGAACACGCGGATGTACTTTGAATTTTCCGGTTAAACAACCAAGATATTCAACTTCGCCTATCTGAGCAAAATAACTGAAAAGCTCCTTTCTATGAGAGTGGAAAAGGTCGATGTTGTTTTTCTGCTGTGTAATTTTAATTTGCTTAGCCGTTTGCTTGGTGGCATGCAGGCGAGACACGAGCACTGACAATGGCAGAGAAAGAGATAAGACTCCTATAGGTAGCGCGCTAATTGATAAAAAAACCTTCAAACCATCACTTGTCAGAGATATAGAGTGACCGCTCCAAGAAATTGCTCCAAGAGCGAGGAAATATAGAAATGGAGACAGTATTGATACCCACAGTAGACCTTGCTCAGCGAGCCCTCGTTCCTCATGCAGAGTCAAGGTGGACTGGAGCCTTTCAACGAGCCAAGAACCATTTCCCAAAATGACCGCGATGACCATTACAGGAATAAGAAGAGGCAACAACACAATGGCCGCTAAGTAAACAATGTCGATCAACCCAAACTCCCCTTAGGCATAACAAAATATTATACGGATCTGTATAACATGCAGACTGAGGAATTATACTGCCCACAAACCCCACTGCACCCTCAAAAAACGTTCCTTTTTTCATACCCCACCCGCCCCAGCCTGACAAGCCACGTTTACATTTCCCGTAACTTTTCCCATATCCGCAGCAGCATCTTGACATTCCATTCCGGTCTAGGTACAGTTTTGATGCTGCGGCAAAAAACCACAGCCGGGATTAGCCTCCCGAAAGTATCTGGCGTTCAGCGCCCCTCTATAAAGAAAATGCAGGCGCATTTTTTGCGCCCTCGCACACCCTTATGGCGGAGCTATGCGGGGCTTCCTCGGAAGCGCCGGTTGCCAGTTACCCGGTAAGGCTAACCCGCATAGTTCCGCCACCACTGTTTTAGCCTTCAGTGTGGCGGTTTCCTTCCATTCTTTAAAACTGGAGAACTGCCATGACACACGAAAACCATTCCCTTGACTTTACATTTGAAAAGCACACCGTAAGAACCCTGTCCGAAGGTGGAGAAATCTGGTTTGTTGCAAAGGATGTTTATACTGCGCTGGAAATAGCGTGGAGGGGTGAAGAATCTCTTTCAAATATTCCGGTGAACTGGAGGGGGGTTCGGAGTTTCCGAACCCCCCTCAAAAACCAGCACGGCGTGTATGGTGAACAAGATCAGGATTTCATCATCATCAACGAACCCGCCCTCTACAAGCTGGCCTTCCGGTCCAACAAACCCGCTGCCGAAGATTTCACCAACTGGGTAGCCAGTGAAGTTCTCCCCGCCATCCGCCGAACGGGCCGCTATGGCGCTTCCGCTCCTGCCACCCTCCCCCATGGCCATGAAGACCAGATCCTTCTGGCAAGGCACCTTGTCCGGGAAGTGAATGATATGCTGGCAAGTTTAAGCACCCTGAGCCAGCTTCATCAGAATATGGTGGTATCCGTGAATAACGTCCTGCGGACGGTCTGTGTGCTGAACCCGGAAGTCCACCACGAAGCCTTTGTTCAATCCCTCAGAAGTCAGGGCGGCGGGAAGTAAGCCTTTTCTGATTTTATAAATGAAGCCCCTGCATCGGTTCCGGTGCGGGGGTTTTTTGTTTGTTGCACACCCCGTCAAGCTAAATCATGGCCTGTTTAAGCAAAAAGAACATGCATCTGCGCTCATATAAGGTGCAAACGGCAAATGCTGCCCCCTGTGGCCCTATACTGCAAAAAGGGGCTGCTGGTTGCCACCAAAGTCTGAAAGGGCTTTCGGGTTTAAAGCCGGGCCGCGCTTCGGGAGCCGGTCGCTGAGGCACCCGAAGTGCAGCGACCGGGCTTTGTTTATTGCAAAGGCCTGCCCTCATTAAAGACCTTAATGACCTTAAAGACTTTAAGGAAGGCAGCCTTTAAAGGCAGCATGGCCGCCGGGCTTCGAGAGCCTCAGCCACCGGATGGGCTTTAAACCCGAAAGCACAGAAGGTCTTTTGCGGTAGCCAGTAAGAAACCAACCCACTCCGTGAGGCACCATGTCCAACGTAGAAAAAATAGTCAAAATCGTCTTCTCAGGTGATGATCAGGTCTCCCAGGTAGCCACAGGCATCAACACCAATCTGGGCAAGCTGGGAATGGCCATGAACGTCATAGAAGATGGCGTCCGCAGCGTCACAAAACCCATGGCTGCCATGGCCGATGCCACCCTCACCACCACCGCAGCCCTCGGAGCCATGGCAGCAGCCGGAACCGGGGTGGCCATTGCCGCAGCCGGAGAGTGGTCCGACTCCTTCAACGAGATTTCCACCCTCATTGATGCCACGGGCGATGACCTCGGCATCTTCCGCAAAAACCTGCTGGATTATGGTGCGGATTCCGCCTTTGCCATGGCCGAGGTGAACGCCGCCACCTATGCGGCCATATCCGCAGGCACGGACTACAAAGACGCCATCGGCCTCATCGCCCAGACAGAACGCCTTGCCATTGCAGGCAAAGCAGAGCTTGCCGATACCACCGTGGCGCTGGTTTCCACCATGAACGCCTACGGTGCCAGTTCGGACGAAGCCTCCCGGTACTCGGACATCCTTTTTAACACTGTCAAATCCGGGCAGACCACCCTGCCGGAGCTGTCCAAATCCCTCTCACAGGTCACATCCATCGCCGCAGCCGGAGACGTGCCCTTTGAAACCCTGGCAGCGGCCATTGCCGTTCTCACCGCCAAGGGCGCACCCACCAGCGAAGCCATGACAGCCATCCGGGGAGCCATTCAGGCCATCATCAAGCCATCGGAGCAGGCGGCAAAAGAGGCCGAGGCTTTAGGCATTGGCTTTGATGCTTCTGCCCTGAAATCCAAGGGCTTTGAGGGTGTGATGCAGGATGTGTATGCGGCCACGGATGGCAATGTGGAAACCATTGCAAGGCTCTTTGGCAACGTGCAGGGACTCACCGGCGTGCTGGCCATGTTTGGTGCCGACGGCGGCGATCATTTTCTTTCCATGCAGCAGCAGATGCAGACCTCTTCCGGGGCAACGGATGCAGCCTACGAAAAGATGGCCGACAACGTGGCCCTTTATAATCAAAAACTCCTTAACTCCATGCGGGCCACCTTTGTGACCGCAGGCCTGCCCCTGCTGGATGAATACGGCGATGCCGTGAGCGCCCTGTCTGAGATATTCGGGGGGCTGCGCACCAGCATCGATGCCGGAGCCTTTGATGAGCTGTATGCCCGTCTTTCCAAAAGCGCCGGGGAGTTTACGGAGTGGGCCTCGGACATTGGTCAGGCCCTGCCCGAGGCTCTGGAAAATATTGACTGGTCCCGGTTTACCGCAGGCGCAGACGAGCTGAGCGAAACCATCAAAGACCTGTTTGATTCCATATTTCAGGGGCTGGACCCCACCAAGCCCGACGAGCTGGGGCAGATTCTTCAGGTGCTTGTGGATGGTATGGGCAGCCTTGCTACGGCATCTTCCGGAATTCTGGAAGCGTGGAACCCGCTTTTGCAGCTGGGTGGGGATCTCATAACAAAATTTGCGGAAATGGACCCGGCACTGGTCAGGACAGCCGGGCACAAGCTGGGTCTGGCCCAGCGGTCTGAGTTTTTGACGGAAAAGTTCGGGTTCTGGAAAGGGATGCTGATTTCTTTGTTTTTGCCCGTCCGGGATACCGAGGCCAATATCGACCGGATGAATGATGCCATGGCTGTGGCAGGTGTTTACATTCCGCAAAACACGGAGAGACTCCGGGAAATGGCCAAGGCCACGGACGAAACCGCCAAGGTCATGGAGGGCGGGGCCGGATCTGCGGGGGAGTTTGCCGAAGAGCTGGAAAAGCTCAGTGAAAATACAGAGGTGGAAATCAGGGTTTCTGCGGAAGAGATTCAGTCCGCACGGGATCAGATGAAAGAGCTGGGGATGGATGCCACCCATTTGTCCGAGGAAGTGATCATCGATTTCCTGATCCATAAAGACGAGGCCTCCTGGGATGCTCTGAAAACGGCCCTTGCGGATATCCCCGGAGAAAAAGCCACAAAGATCACGGCGGAGGCGGACGAAAGATCCATCGAAGTGGTCAAGGGCGTGATGTCCTTTATGGATGACGAACAGCACGTCACCTATGTCGCAGGCCCGGACAAAAATTCCATCAAAAAAACCAGAGAAGAGCTGGAAGAAGAAATCCCCCCGGAAAAACGCCTTGCCCTCATGGTGGAGATGGACAAGGCCCAGCTTGCGGAAGAAACCGCGCGCATCAAGGCGACTTTGGCGGTGCTGGAAACCAATATCGAGTGGCACGCAAAAATGAACATCGCCGAACTGGAGGCGGATGCGGAGAAGTTTAAAGCAATCATGGGCAGCATGGACAACACCATTTCCTCCACCGGGGATCTTTTGGGGAGTCTTTTTGGTCAGGTTTTACAGGCAGACAGTATGAGGGACAAGCTTAATATTGAAAGCCAGATCCGAAAGGAAAATCAGCTCAGGCAGGAAGCCCATGACAAGCAGATGATCATGACAGACCTTGAAATACAGATGCTTCGGGAAAAGCAGCACAGGCTGAACCACGGAAAGGAGCAGTCCCTGATTACCATCAACGGAGAGGGCCTGCAGCCCCACCTTGAGGCCTTCATGTGGGAGGTTTTAAGTGCAATACAGCTCAGAGTTAACGAAGAGGGCATGGATATGCTGCTGGGTACTTAATAAAAGGGGTCAGACCCCTTAAAAGATGGGTCTTTTTTTAAGGGGTCTGACCCCTTTTATTTTATTCTGAAAGGCAAGCCATGAATATCATTTTAACAGCCCCTGAGTTTGACCTGAACGGCTCCCGCATCATGCGGCAGCACCCGTCTGCTGTGCTGGGCAACCGATCAGGCAGCCGCAGAGCATCCCGCACGGCAACCCTGGACGGTGGGGCTGTGGTCTATGACACGGGCTACGCAGCAGCAGACCGTACCATAAATATATCCACAGACATCCGGCATCTGCCATGGCTCACCCGCATGGTCAGGCTGTACGGCGAAGTTCGGGTATCCACGGAAGAGGGCCTTTTCTTTGGCGTACCTTCCGCATGGCAGGCAAAGGATGACAGAGCGGGTATGGAGATTCTGATTTTGAGGGAGGCACAATAAATGGCCATCACAAGGACACTGGCAAACGGGCTTTTATACGAGATGGGCCGGGGAAGCCTTAACTTTGAAACGGGCATCTTCCGGGCCATTCTGATGAAGCCTGCCTTTGTTTTCGACCGCATTGAGCACGACAGGTACAGCAAGGTCACGGATCAGGAAATCCCCATGGGAAACGGGTATGCAAGCGGTGGGGCGCTGCTGCTGGATGCGGGCGGATGGCAGCAGGACAACACCTGGGCCATGGCCACCATCTCATGGCAGGACGCCGTGTGGACGGCACAGGGCGGGAGCATCGGTCCCGTATCCGGAGCCGTGGTCATGCAGTTCAGCGAAGACACCCCCGGAGACAGCCGCATTGTGGGCCATATCAACTTCGGGGAGCTGGTCACGGTGACGGAGGGCGTTATTTTTCAGCTTAAAAACATGGGCTTTGACCTGCGACAGGGAGGCTGATTCAATGGCTTTGGAAAGATGGGCCATACCGGAGTTTCCTGTTTTTGAGGAGGAATATCCGCTGGTCACGGCACCTTCGGACAAGCAGACCCTTGCTTTGAGCTTTTTTGTTTCCAATTACTCGGACACCGCCAGTGCAAGGATCGATTTTTTCCACAGGGATGGGGGCGGCAATCTCCTTTTCCGCTGGGCCATTACCCTTGCGGAGACGGATTCTCCCTTTGCGCTGGATACGATCTTTGTGCTGGCCCCCGGCGACAGCCTGTCCGCGGCATCCTCCCTGAAGGATGTGGCGGTTCTGGTTTCGGGGGATTTGAGCTGATGGGCTTTTACCGCTTTTCCGAACGGATTTTGCGGCCCCGTGCCTACCCCTGCGGGTATGCGGAAGCTGTCCGGCCCCGTGATCCTGTGGTGGGGGATGTGGTGGACGGGGATATCCTCTTTGCCATCGTGGGCGGGTTTTATCTGCTGGCGGCTCCTGCTTCCCTGAGGGTGAGAAGACGCTACGGTTCAAACTGGTCCACGGCATCCATTCCCCGCTTAGGTCCCAATGACACGGACCCAAACACGGGCTTTTACAATACGGATGTTCTGACACGGGATTACAGCAACACGGATGCGGCCCATTACTGCAAAAATCTGGGCTACTTTCTACCCAACAGGCAGGAGCTGCTGGCGATCTTTCAGCAAAAAAGCCTTATCGACACCAGGGATGGTTCCGGTGGTGGAGCCACCCTTGCCGCCATTGCCGCAGGGAGCGCCCCCGGCAGCTCCGACAGGGAGGCCCTGACCTCCTCCCAGAACAGCGCCTTCCGCTGCCTGAAGGTGCATATGGGCACGGGGGGCGTGGATACCCACGGTAAAAACAGTGATTTGTGGGTGCTGCCCTGCCGGAGGATTAAGGTTTGATGCTTAGGTGGGTGCCACCTTTTTTTTGATACCCCCTTAAAAGATAAAACAGGGCTTTCGGGGTGAAAGCCCGACCGGAGCAGCACAGCCATTGCCTGCCGTAAAGGGCAGCCTTCATTAAGGACCTTAAGGACTTTAAAGACCTTAATAACAGAAGCCACAAAAAGGCACCAAAAAGGGGTCTGACCCCTTTTTGAAAAGGAAACACCATGGCCATCTTTCTTATGAACCAGAAAAAACGTCTGCCCCTGCGCTACCCCCACGGGGCGAAAAACGCCGTGCTGCCGCCTCCGCCCAGGCCCCTCCAGCTCTGGGATGTGGTGGACGGCTGGATTGTGTACTGGCTGGATGAGGCCAGCAATAAGGCCCGGCTGGTAATTCCGTCCAGTAGGCGATTCAGGAACAACTCTTACGCAACTATTGAAGAATTGGTGCCAGGTATCGAACCGACGGTGCCACTGGACGGGGCAGACCCCTATACGGGGAAGCACAACACAGAATTTCTGAAGGTAAAAAGACCAGATGGTGGGAATTTGAGCAATCCGGGCAACAGAATCGGCAATCTTATGGCAGCCGAAAACGCTATGTGGCCTAATATACAGGAACTGACCCAGCTTTTGCATTCCGATTTACACCGCATCGATGCAGCAGACACATCTGGTGGTGGACATACCTTTGCAAGCATCGCCGCAGCTCATGGTTACACTGTCATCAGTTCTTCGCAGCATGGAACCCATCATTGTGTTGCATACAGGACAAACAATTTTTATGTGCCCATCGCTTACAGCAAAGAGTTTACGGCCTATGTTATAGCCATCCGTGAACTCCCCATCTCCGGTGCCGGATGATCCATTACACCACCCAGATCCCGCCCCTGTTTTTCGGCACGGCCCACCATCTGCTGGCCAGCCGGAACCCTCCGGTGATTCTGCCGCCTTTGCGGTCTGCCCTGCATATTCACGCCGGGGCTTTTTCCGCAGAAGCCCTTATCCACGGGGATTTCAGCGACGAAAAGGAGCGTCTCAATATCGAGGCCCTGCACTTTTCTGCTGTGGCGGATTTCAAAGAAATCATCTGGAACTGGCAGGGGCAAACGGAAGCCGGGCATCTTTCCGCCATGGCCCTTCTGCGGCTGCCTCTGGTTCTGGCGGCCTTTGTCCATGGGGCCGATGCCTTCACTGCGGAGGGCCTTTTGCATCCGCCAGCCATGGTGCTGACCCTGACGGACACCCGCTTCTCTGCATCTGCGGATCTGCGGGAGCCGGTGATTCCTGCGGAAAATGAAGAGATCCTGATTTTAAAACCCTTTGATGCCCGAAGCCGCATACGCTCTTTGCCCCTGCGGGAAATCTGGTGGCAAAAGGAGATGCCCGTGACCAGCCAGAAAATCTACACCTGCACCATAAAGGATGATGCGGGCAGCCTGCCGGAGCTGGAGCTGCCCATGTCTTCCATGCAGTATCGGCTGCAGGAAAACGGCCACTCATACATGGCCGTGGTGGTGCCCGATGCCATGGCCTTCAGCACCGGCATACTCGCAAGAATCCCCGGCAGGCTGATTCTGCGGCAGGGCTTTGTGCATCAGGACGCCACCCGCCAGCTCACGGAAATGGCCAGTGCCGGACGGGTGGCCTTCCGCTGGGACATGGGCGGACGCAACAGCTCCGCCACCCTCACCGCCGCAGGGAAAATCACCTTTTCCTTTGATCCCAACGTGCCCAAGGTGCTGGACCCGCTGATCAGTATGTCCCTGCAGGCGGATGGCAAAATGCGGTTTCGTTCTGCCCCTGTGATGGGGCTGTTTCCGGGGGATACGGTGCAGGCGGCGGGTGGTGCTTACAGGGTGGCAAGAATTGCCGTGGCCGTGGGAAGGAATCAGGCCACCATGGAAGTGCTGACTGAATAATTGATAATGGATAATGGACAATTGACAATGAAAAGCAACAAAAAGGAACACCATGGCCGAATCAGAAATTTTAGCCGATCTTGGCGGCGGCAGATACAGGGTCCGTCTTCTGCGAAACTGGCAGCACATGGACCAGCAGATGCAGATGCTGACAGAAACCCTTGAACAGATTCAGCCAGAGGCCAGCCTGCTGGAAGAAGAGCTGGCAGGCCTTGAAGCAGAGCAAAAAGCCCTGTCCGACAAGCTGGACGCGGCCATCATTGCATACAGGCAAGCCTTGACCGCAGACCCCTCCTCCGCATCCATGGCGGGTATTCAGAAAGTGATGCAGGAAAAAACCCGGCTGACCGCAGGCATCCGTTCCCGAAGGCTAAGGCTCCAGCGGCTCCATGCCCGGATTCTCACCCTTGAGATCCGCCGGCAGACTTTACAGGATCTTAAAAATGACCGGATGCAGGATATCCGGGAGGTCTGGTGTGCGGACTGCACCCAGGGGCTTTCCGGCACCGCAGCGACTTTGGAAGTGAACGGGGAGCCGGAGCAGGTGCTGCTGGCACCGGGAACCCGGCCCACGGCACCGGATTTCCCCGAAGGGTATCTCATGCCTGCCATGGCCATGACCACGGCGCAGGCCGTACTCAGCTGGACCCTTTTCCCCGGATGGCAGAAATGGAAGCCCACCGTCCGGACGGGGATTTTGCTGGAGAGGGATCTGGGCACGCATAAGGGGCGGGTGCGGCTGGATGATGCCAGATCCCACATCGGCGGCATGGCCATCAATGGTTTGGAGCTGCTGGAAGAGGTACCCATTGAATATATGTCCTGCGGGGCCTCGGCCTTTGAGGAGGGGGATGCGGTGCTGGTGGCGTTTCGGGAGCAGGACCCGGAAAAACCCGTGGTCATCGGCTTTGTGGAAGAGCCACGACCCTGCGTGACCACCATTATTCTGCGGGTGGTTTTCCACCGCTGTGCCCTGTACTGGGATGTGGTGAACGATGATTTTGCAGACATCCCCTGGCAGGCCCCCGAGGGCTGGAAAACCGGAGATCCATGGCCCGAAGGCTGGCCCGACGGGCTGAATTATGGCCCTCCGTCCAAGTGGCAGACGGGGGCACCATGGCCCTATACAAGGCATCTGAAAAGAATTTTGCAGTATGACGACGATGGCCAGCGGCTGCATTTTGAAATGGAGCAGGGGCATAAGCACTTTATACGAAATGGGGAGGTGGGACAGGCCTTTACGAAGGAAAACAGGCACCAGAGGCAGCATCCAAGGGCAAGCTTTAATGAATCCCGGAACGATTATAATAGTCCGGGCTTTGATGGGGATGTTTCGGATTATTTGAATGCGGGATCTCTTATGTCATGGAAGGACTGGTCATGCCCTAACGCCTCCTTCGGGTGCGCGCAAATTTTCAGGTATTACATGACCAATTTTGGCTGGGATGATACGGAATTTCTTGTTCCCATCGGCTGGGATATCACAAACAACGAAATCAATGTTGTGTTTGAGGAAACGGAGTTGCACCCCGGCCCCATCATCCTGCGGGATGTGAGGCATGGTTTTAATGGTGCTGCATGGTGGGTTTTGTGGAACACGATGACAGATCCCCTTCCGGGCTGTCCTTCAGGTGGTGCCCATGTTTATATGACAGACTGGGACACCTTTTTTGAGATTCGGGAATCCTTTCATGAGCAGAATGGGGAAATCCAGTGGTCCGGTGGTTCTGAACCTTTCGGGATCTATTGGAAGGCCCGAAGGAATCTGCAACGCCGCTATGAACT contains these protein-coding regions:
- a CDS encoding BRO-N domain-containing protein, with the protein product MTHENHSLDFTFEKHTVRTLSEGGEIWFVAKDVYTALEIAWRGEESLSNIPVNWRGVRSFRTPLKNQHGVYGEQDQDFIIINEPALYKLAFRSNKPAAEDFTNWVASEVLPAIRRTGRYGASAPATLPHGHEDQILLARHLVREVNDMLASLSTLSQLHQNMVVSVNNVLRTVCVLNPEVHHEAFVQSLRSQGGGK
- a CDS encoding phage tail tape measure protein, with the protein product MSNVEKIVKIVFSGDDQVSQVATGINTNLGKLGMAMNVIEDGVRSVTKPMAAMADATLTTTAALGAMAAAGTGVAIAAAGEWSDSFNEISTLIDATGDDLGIFRKNLLDYGADSAFAMAEVNAATYAAISAGTDYKDAIGLIAQTERLAIAGKAELADTTVALVSTMNAYGASSDEASRYSDILFNTVKSGQTTLPELSKSLSQVTSIAAAGDVPFETLAAAIAVLTAKGAPTSEAMTAIRGAIQAIIKPSEQAAKEAEALGIGFDASALKSKGFEGVMQDVYAATDGNVETIARLFGNVQGLTGVLAMFGADGGDHFLSMQQQMQTSSGATDAAYEKMADNVALYNQKLLNSMRATFVTAGLPLLDEYGDAVSALSEIFGGLRTSIDAGAFDELYARLSKSAGEFTEWASDIGQALPEALENIDWSRFTAGADELSETIKDLFDSIFQGLDPTKPDELGQILQVLVDGMGSLATASSGILEAWNPLLQLGGDLITKFAEMDPALVRTAGHKLGLAQRSEFLTEKFGFWKGMLISLFLPVRDTEANIDRMNDAMAVAGVYIPQNTERLREMAKATDETAKVMEGGAGSAGEFAEELEKLSENTEVEIRVSAEEIQSARDQMKELGMDATHLSEEVIIDFLIHKDEASWDALKTALADIPGEKATKITAEADERSIEVVKGVMSFMDDEQHVTYVAGPDKNSIKKTREELEEEIPPEKRLALMVEMDKAQLAEETARIKATLAVLETNIEWHAKMNIAELEADAEKFKAIMGSMDNTISSTGDLLGSLFGQVLQADSMRDKLNIESQIRKENQLRQEAHDKQMIMTDLEIQMLREKQHRLNHGKEQSLITINGEGLQPHLEAFMWEVLSAIQLRVNEEGMDMLLGT